The Alnus glutinosa chromosome 8, dhAlnGlut1.1, whole genome shotgun sequence DNA segment gtctaccgtccggacgtgcgtgctAGAGACTCTGATTTTGACTAGAATTAGGacttgtaaagcctataaataagacgcTCTAGGCATACTATATGTACataattcggtagtgaattccttatagcttagagagggtgtttagggagatattgaagatctactagctctttAGTTGttgctagtgtgtgatttgatcagctgtaaaGTATATCTTAGGAgctggccctaaggtaaatgattccattgaagaccttttcaggtaggagacctggttgggaggcgttcgtgttgagttacacgttagagttcaaggtatgaccactgcattaggggtatgtgaggctactgctttgtaactagctttgtcttctgaatagtggatatcctgggtttggctgccccggagtggtttttctcttaattgtgtttctacttcatcaacaaaatatttgtctcctttaaattccgcatttaatattttgttgcacactgttcacacacacagttaattagaagtccaataattttcaagttTTGTAACCCAAAACACTTGTAATCCATAACCTCTCATAAGCCAAACACTTGCAATGTCTCTTTCAAGTATTATGTCTAAGCTTGTATCTCTTAGAGCAACTCTGATCTAAGttcatttgtatgttttcacatcaagtttttaaatcaagcattactttaagtttattttgatatttgagTATTCTGTTATTTTATATTCAGATTTTGATCTTAAAGTTCGTATGCTTATTACTCTATTCActcttatatgtatatatatatatatatatagtacttatattatagttacttagtcatataaaatatattagacttactacttgCTCATATTATACATCTACCATTAGTTTATGAACTCGAATAGCATTCTCAACTAGCTCAAGCTTGAGCTCACCCGAGTTTTAAACTATCGAACCGAGTTTAAACACACATTTCATAGATTGGGTcgaatttaattaattgaactctatcatgattaatcGAACTAATGCAATAGGTTCTATCGGATCTACAAGCGATCATATTATcgtatcatgatcgatcagagtagtgcactatgatcgattaagtgttcgatcaaaccttcactatgtcgaatttgatcaatcaaactctatcatgattaatcggactaatgcactaggatcgatctgATGTTCGATCCATTGaagtaatgcactaggatcaatcAGATCtttctatcgatcatattatcctatcatgatcgatcggactagtacaCTAGGATCAATCAGACGTTTAatcgaaccttcactatgtcaaatttgattgatcgaactctatatAAGTTCTATCAGATCttctatcaatcatattatcATATTATGATAGATCAGACTAGTACACTACGATCGTTAGACGTCCGATCGAACCTTCAATATGTCGAATTTGATAGATCGAACTCTagctatcatgattgatcgaacgaatgcactaggatcaatcTGATTATCGATCCATCAAAGTAATGCACTAGGGTCGATCGGATCTTctatcgatcatgataggataatATGATCGATTGGACAAgtacactaggatcgatcagaCGTTTAatcgaaccttcactatgtcgaatttgatcaatcaaactctatcatgattaatcagACTAATGCAATAGGTTCTATCGGATCTTCAATCGATCATATTACCGTATCATTATCGATCAAACTAGTATACTATGATCGATTAGAAtttcgatcgaaccttcactatgtcgaatttgatcgatcaaactttatcatgattgatcaaactaatgcactagTATCGATTTGATGTTCGATCGAACCTGCACTATGTCAAATTTGATcaatcgaactctatcacgattaGACTAATGCATTAGGATCGATCAAATGTTCGATCCAATAgcacttttattattatttttttcattgccTATTAGCGGCAACAAAACATCTCGCCGCTAATAGTATATTATTAGCTAATGAGACCTTATTAGCGGCAACTTTGGGCCGCCGCTAATAGCTTCTCTCAAAAaccaataatacttttattttatttatttatttatttttttcgttaacTATTAACAGCAACATGAAATGTTGTCGCTAATAGTATCTTATTTGCGACCACTTTTGGAGGTGGTTGCTAATGAGACATTATTAGCAGCGACCTTTGGGTTGCCGCTAATAGCTTCACACAAAAGCTAATACtactttattattaattttttgggaaaaatacaatttacctcctcaaactaccaccctttctccggatggctcTCCAAAGTACCAAGGCTTGCACTCTGGtatcccaaactaccaaaacctttgaaaaatgcccattCTGGCAAAATATTCCCATAATGTCCTTGTCATGTGTCATtgttcaattaaaaaaagaattcaaaaaattaaaaaaaaattaaaagaaattagaaaaaaaattgatttttttttttaaaaaaaaattaaaaattaaaaaaaaaaacaaaaaatatatatatattttttttaaaatattgcgaTCGACATGATGACGTAGTActtctttccagcatcgtcATTGGGCACATGCACGCCTACAACTCGGCAAACTTATCTTCGCCTCTCTGAACGCAGACATTGCTGATTTCCTATCCTTCGATGTCTATAatattgatctttcgaaggttatgaatgatttaaatatgaattttattttgttacaaatgACAAGCAAGTCTATCATCATTGTGGAAGACCTCGATTGGTTTCTGACGGAGAAATCAACGGTCATGAGCTTGTTCGttgatgttcatatccattttcctctctgtgattttttggcattcaaaacgttGGCCAGTAGCTACCTGAGGCTCAAGGATCACAAGCTTTTCTCTCAGGTGGAAGATATTTTTTTAGAGCGGGGTGAGCTTGAGCTCGGCCGAGATCATCGAGCTGATTATTGCGAATCGGAACTCATCGAGTCGTCGGAGGGGTGTCGGGAAGATTGGGTTGCTGTTGGAATTTGGaaaataacgccaccccaaacacccatctttttttaaaaataaaaataaaaataagaaataaaattttattttattttattttttactctttttttttttaatttttttgaattgaaaaatgacacgtgacatgggtattataggaatatttcaccaaaatgggcatttttcaaaggttttggtagtttggggggtcagagtacaagccttggtagtttggGTGGCCATTCGGAGAAAGAgtagtagtttggagggctaaattttatttttccctaaatttttttttcaataactatTAGCGGTGACAAGAATAACTATTTTTcaataactattttttaataatagtacattattagcggccaatttTAGAGGTGGCCGGTAATGAGACCTTATTAGCAACGGCCCAAATAGCTTCCCACAAAAACTAAtagtacttttatttttaatttttttttcattaactattagcggcgacacaaaatgtcgttgctaatagtatattattagcggccacctaGAAGTGGCCACTAATGAAACCTTATTAGCGGCAACGTTGGGTTTCCGCTAATATCTTCCCACAATAGCCCGCACATGGTAAAAAATTTCCGCCAAGTTATCAGCGGTGAGATATTAGCGTCGGCGCAAAAGTTGACACtaatattaatgtttttgtttattaGCGGCTGCTTTGAGctcgccgctaatagtttatTATTAGCGGCTAATATTAACGGCGACACAAAtgtatgtcgccgctaatagtatATTAGTAGCGGCCACTTTTAAATGTAGCCGCTAATAAtgaactattagcggccactttgagctcgccgctaataatatggCCGCTAAAGAGACAGATTCTTGTAGTGATGACTCATCGCCTTCCTTAGTGGACcattcatttccctccaatACTTGCTGAATTTGACTTGCTTGTTTGATTGGAGGTAGCTCTATAAAAGACGATAAAACTTTGAGTCTAAGGTACAATTTACATTCGCCCGTCACTTTTTCCTATCCTATTCCCTACACAAAATCACCCTATTGACTTAGACATCAGAGTGTCTACCATCGGCTTCCCCTAGTGAGTCACCCGTGTCTTTCTTTGTCTTTGCCTACAAGTACATTATATTGGGGTTCAGTATTTTGCAATCAATTGTATTAACACTATCCGTAGACCATATGCTAACTTTTCAAAACTACCACCAAGTATAGTATTTTTTATCTTGCTGATTATGAATGCATAATTTTTATGTATATCCTACAAAATGGTTATTATTGTCATgtctaaaaaatattatttgtttgacaTTGGATACCCCTTAATGAAAGGATATTTGCAACCTTATAAAGGGAGAAATACCACTTTCCATATTTTCAATGAGCTAGTTGAGTAAACAGGATAGAAAAGAGGTTTAACTATGTTCACTCATCACTTAGAAGTGTGATCAAGAGAACTTTTGGTATGTGGAAGAGTAAGTGCCGAATTTTAAAGCTAATGCCATCTTATGGTATTAAAGACCAAATACTCCTTGTAGTTGCTATTGTGCTccttcataattttattagaatacatgatatgaatgataAGGGGGTTTAAGTGGGATAAATGTAACTCCGATAATATAGGGAGCAATAATGATGAAGTAAGGAGTAGCAGtcatgaaaaaaaattgcaatatacATGATGAGGAGATGAAAGTGGTTCATGACTACATAGCTCGGTCCATTTGTGGGTTGCAAAAAATACTTTATTATTTGTGTTTTAGGCTAATTTTTAATGTACTTCAAGTTGTTTTTGGCGAATTATCaagtacaaattttaattatggggggggggggggggggggaggggcgCTTATgaccttttaattttaatgcttaTGTTGCATTCCTTTGTGGAGCTTGTCCCATATCGAAGCTTTAGTATGATTtctcaataatatataaaatagcaCAACTACCACTTGTTATATTGAGGCCTAAGGAAAATCTTGTGGGGGAATGTTCACATGCAGTTCCCTAGCTCATTCAGATTGCATAATAATTAGAATTGTGAGTATtgaaaatcaacaaatattttttaaaattttatgttgTAGAAGGAAGAAAGAGATGGTAAAGAGGAATAAAAATGTGCGAGAATAGAAGGCTTTCAAATGTGAGATTAAGATCCAGTGCAATTGTTTGTCCATAttatttggaatttgaacaagCAATTGTGAGAGAGCCTACCTGTTTGGACAGGTGTTCGGGCAGTCCGAGACCAGCTTGTGCAGGTCAATAGTTCTCATATGGAGTCCTCTCACAATTGCCTATTCAAAGGTGTGAGaaagcaacaaaaaatgatatacATAAATTGATCAATATTTTATGCCGCGCCAAACATTCGACAATagaaaaacctttaaaaaaaaaggaaaaacattttCAGTGGAAACAGGCCTAAATTAAAATGTTAAACAGTTTTGCTGATTCTCTgctgcaatatatatatttaatatctaCGTGGCTACTCGTAGATAATTACAAGCTAATTTCAGGAAACAATCAAAACTAGTCATAAGCTTGGCTTTCCAGGGTAACCCATCAACTTTCTTATTCCTTAGACCATTATGCATAAATGCAGTTGGCATAACCTGCAATTCAGAAAAAGGATGATCTCTCAGCACGGACACACACATCACATAATAATATTCTCATGATATGCTGGAAAGGCAGAGAGATTCAAGAAAATGTTTAAGTATTCTTCATGGGAATTCAAAGATGtttaataattagtaattacTGTCCATTTGaagattaattaatttcaaCGCCTTACTTGGATCAGTGACGACAATGAGAGCAGAACCCCTGAAATCACAATTCCAGTGGTTCCTTCCCTTTGACTGATAGTAGAGGTTCATGGCTATGGAGGCATGGTTTATTAGGTTGTCAGGAGAGAAGCAAGGGCAACCTCTTTGTAAAATCCGGCAGTCCACCTGAGACTGAGAGCATGCATAATTTATGTTTCCTAAAAGAGTTGCCTGGTCAGACGATGGCTTGGCCACACACCAAGTTTTCTGCAATTTTCCaatataaatttcaaaatatcagATTAGAGCAACAGCTAATTATTaacttattttttcttaattcctacttattatatatgtttcaaTGTCATGAGGAGCTTGATTTTACCTGTTCATTTCCCAAAGTCAAAGTACTCCCTGCAAATAATGAGAAGGAATTTGTCATAATACTGTACTTAGGACCCACCATTTATAACATTATaatttaaagcaaaaaaaaaaaaaaaaaaaaatcctgattTTCTTGTTGAATTAATTAAGGAAGTTGAGGACAAAATGACTTTTGAAAACTAGGGacctaattttaagaaatttatttCTAGTTTATTGCCATTAATTTCAACTGTAAATGGTTTGTACCCAATTCAGATTCAAATGTTGGTTACCAAACtcgatttaaaaaatttatttctagtttattttattataggtAAAATGGTTtagatttgagaaatttatctTCAATAATTTCAAAGATTAATGGCTTGTGCCTTTTGGTATTCTTGTAGGTTTACAGAAGGTTGTGTCTTTTTAGGTATGTGGGGAGTTATATGATGATTGAAACGGGTGAATTgactaaaaaatttattgtagCATATAAATATTCAAGTACtcattattttcaagaaaatgaaataaaaataatttagtttgTTTGATCCTCCTCGATCTCCATTTGATCTTCTCTTGATTTGCAacactaaacaatttttttcttatttttaaatctcaAAGTAGGATGCAAAAATGAACAAGAATTGTGTTAAATCTCAGACTTTCTCTTATTTTAAATTCATCAACAGAATTCCTAATCTCCTTGGAAACCATCGAATCCCTCTCTCTCcccaccaaaacagaaaaacatgGACAAAAACACACTGTAGATGAAGTTGAAGGAAGAAGGTGTAGTAATTAGACGGCGATCGAGGCGAAAACATAGGAGAAGATCGAGTGTAATATACGTACCTGAAATGAAGGACAAGAGCagaagcgagagagagagagtcgtcAGTTTAGgcatcatcatcaccatcatcatcgtATGCTGTACTAGGATTCTGCTAGCTACTGCCCTGCGATGAAAAGAGAGTAAAGGTAGTGAGTTGACAGATGGGGAAAAGGCaatgggtttatatatataaaagggagCGAAAAGGCAAACCTAACGGCTATAATTAATGGATAATCATATCCCATGCTTGAGTTGAGCCGTTACGGGACGGAATCTCCTCTTTGAGGAAAGTACCGACGAAAGGAGCTGAGAGAGAGAACGGGCACATGATGTGGCTCCCCCTTTATTATTTAACTTTCCGTCTTCTTTCTCCCCCCATCATTGTCCTTAATTAATTGTTCTTCCCGTGCCACTACAGAGgagtttatttttttgaaaaatttcatttataatttataattttatttttatttttgtaataaatatttaaatttaaggtattcatcttttaatttttttcaatttcaacttttcattagaatttttcgttaaatcctattaaaatttacAGAAtactcacattttttttaagaaaaaaaaaaaattaagattcaagcataattattttttaaaaaattcaattaaacTGTTACTTACACTtaaattcttgcattttttttttgtctattaattcttataaaaatgagagatattttgagaattttaacaggatttaaagaaaaattctaataaagtgttaaaattgaaataaaattaaaaataattactctaaattaacatttttaacgtttgagtacttaattaaaaaaaaaaattataagtgaattttgcttatttatttatttatttatttttcagccaAAAAGTATCTATGAGAGTGTCtgagtgtgagagagagagggtggggCCAGCTCTTGCTTGAAAGTGTCGGCGAACATAAATGGCTGGCAACCCAAGGGTGAAGCCAGATTGATGGTGGGTCCATTGGGTGACGTTGGGCCCAACGTCAAtatgtaattaaataaaaaattgggttgtGGAATGGCCATGGCATcacatttttgtatttaacaaGTTGAAGCATTGAATGTTACAGACCAGATGTGAGACTTTGATTTGTTTGATGAcgacattaaagaaaaaaaaaaaggaaaaaaaaaagttaaatgcCAAATTATACGTGAGCTAAGGACCTAAAAATCAAATGGTTATCTTAGTTTCGAAAAATATTATAGGTGATACCTATTGTAAACATAAATACTAACTTGCACCTTCtgtcaaagtttttttttatttttttaacgaagATTTACTTTAACGCGTTTAAAACTACAACAGATTTCCTAGATGAGTTTTTAATactattttaaagaaaaaaaaatgaatatatatagttgggCTTAACAGGGTGGTCAGCCACTCCCATTTTGgctttgagggtggccgaaccactccctcGTTGGAGATAGTGCCCTAAAATCCAAGTTTATTGTTAgatattttagtttatattaaataaagttattatttacttatttatttaattgagcATATAACatataatttgtttaaatgCTAATCTTTATTGTTATTTACCATCTGCATGTAAATGATTCATGGATTgtattgaatatggtttatagTGTGAGTAATTATGTTATCACACAAGAAGATCTTAAATCATAAACCTTACAATTTCATAATATATTGTTCACAGTCAAACTAGACTTTCTATTTGCTCAAACTGTAACACATTAACTATGATGATTTATCTTGATGGAGAGAAGTATAGACTTCGAGTTGAAGTGTTGGTGTGAAAGCATAGGGGTGCAATGCACGAAACGGTCTACGAGAGTTGTCATTCCTTATAAatactataaatttttttaaaaaaagggtctTACGATATGATTCTAAATTCTGAAAAGATTGTGAACTCAAATTTCAAGTGTAGATCACTTTGCTCTACATAATAATCTTAATCATAtgtcgaaaaataaaaataaaaaagcttttGACTACATTTAGGAAAGAAACCTTTAATGCGGTCAAAATTACCGGTGCGTTGAATaatcacat contains these protein-coding regions:
- the LOC133875531 gene encoding major pollen allergen Ole e 10; this translates as MGYDYPLIIAVRAVASRILVQHTMMMVMMMPKLTTLSLSLLLLSFISGSTLTLGNEQKTWCVAKPSSDQATLLGNINYACSQSQVDCRILQRGCPCFSPDNLINHASIAMNLYYQSKGRNHWNCDFRGSALIVVTDPSYANCIYA